The proteins below are encoded in one region of Juglans microcarpa x Juglans regia isolate MS1-56 chromosome 4D, Jm3101_v1.0, whole genome shotgun sequence:
- the LOC121260888 gene encoding CSC1-like protein RXW8 isoform X2 produces the protein MNISALLTSVGINTGVCLVLLSLYSILRKQPSNVNVYFGRRLAPVCSRRSDPFCFERFVPSTSWIVKAWETSEEEIYGTGGMDAVVFLRIVVFSIRIFSIAVVICLFLVLPVNYYGQEMRHKKIPLESLEVFTIENVKEGSKWLWAHCLALYIITCSACILLYFEYKSITKMRLERITRSPPNPSHFTVLIRAIPRSSHETYSDSVKNFFTKYHSSSYLSHQMVYRCGRVQKLMSDAEKMYMIFKDASLEQNCKPSLMQHGLCGAPTNSFTIISSEMDNVRAKSCFGHMDLATIKKECAAAFVFFKTRYAATVIAEVLQSSNPMLWVTDMAPEPHDVYWSNLCIPYRQLWIRKIGTLVAAIAFVLVFLIPITFVQGLTQLDQLQQTFPFLRGLLKKKYMNQLVTGYLPSVILILALYTVPPIMMLFSAVEGSISRSGRKESACCKVLYFTIWNVFFVNVFTGSVISQLNVFSSVKDIPAQLAKAVPRQASFFMTYVLTSGWASLSCEVMQVFALFCNLVKRFILRIKDDFSHCPLSFPYHTEVPRLLLFGFLGFTCSIFTPLILPFLLIYFALAYLVYKNQILNVYITKYESGGQFWPIALNTTIFSLVLSQVIALGVFGIKKSSVASGFTIPLIICTLLFNEYCRQRFLPTFKNNAAEVLIEMDRKDELCGRMEETYRDLRTVYCQFRATSHELCRCGCSNHHGDGKSIPDWEKLNPGKERSQLEGSLTIHCNLDIAETSKK, from the exons ATGAACATTTCCGCTCTTTTAACTTCTGTAGGAATCAATACAGGGGTGTGTTTGGTCCTTTTATCGTTATATTCCATATTGAGAAAACAACCAAGCAATGTAAATGTGTACTTTGGACGAAGGCTTGCTCCAGTGTGCTCAAGACGTAGTGATCCTTTCTGCTTTGAGAGGTTTGTTCCTTCCACTAGTTGGATAGTGAAAGCATGGGAAACATCTGAAGAAGAGATATATGGCACTGGTGGCATGGATGCTGTGGTTTTTCTTAGGATAGTTGTTTTCAG CATCAGAATCTTTTCCATTGCTGTCGTCATTTGCCTTTTTCTTGTGCTTCCGGTGAATTATTATGGTCAAGAAATGCGTCACAAGAAAATTCCTTTAGAATCGCTGGAAGTTTTTACGATCGAGAATGTTAAAGAAGGTTCAAAGTG gctTTGGGCTCATTGTCTCGCATTATACATCATAACCTGCTCCGCTTGTATTCTCCTTTACTTT GAGTACAAGAGCATTACTAAGATGAGGCTAGAACGTATTACCAGATCTCCTCCAAATCCAAGTCATTTTACAGTTCTTATCCGTGCTATTCCCCGGTCTTCACACGAAACATACAGTGATTCAGTGAAAAACTTTTTCACTAAGTATCATTCATCAAGCTACTTGTCACACCAAATGGTGTATCGGTGTGGTAGAGTTCAGAAGCTGATG AGCGATGCAGAGAAGATGTACATGATTTTTAAGGATGCTTCTCTTGAACAGAACTGCAAGCCAAGTTTAATGCAACATGGTCTTTGTGGAGCACCTACAAATTCTTTTACGATCATTTCAAGTGAGATGGATAATGTTAGGGCAAAATCTTGCTTCGGTCATATGGATTTGGCTACAATTAAAAAG GAGTGTGCagctgcttttgtttttttcaagacTCGCTATGCTGCCACTGTTATTGCAGAGGTTCTTCAATCTTCAAATCCGATGTTATGGGTGACAGACATGGCTCCAGAACCTCATGATGTTTATTGGTCAAATCTTTGTATACCATATAGACAACTCTGGATCCGTAAGATAGGAACACTTGTGGCTGCCATTGCCTTCGTGCTTGTGTTTCTTATTCCCATAACATTTGTACAAGGCTTAACTCAGCTAGATCAGCTACAGCAAACATTTCCATTTTTGAGAGGACTTTTAAAGAA GAAATATATGAACCAGCTGGTAACAGGTTACCTTCCAAGCGTGATTTTGATTTTAGCTTTGTATACAGTCCCACCAATCATGATGCTATTTTCAGCTGTTGAGGGTTCTATTTCCCGTAGTGGAAGGAAAGAGAGCGCGTGCTGCAAAGTCTTGTACTTCACCATCTGGaatgtattttttgttaatgtttttacGGGATCTGTTATCAGCCAACTGAATGTATTTTCTAGTGTAAAAGACATACCTGCGCAACTTGCCAAAGCAGTGCCGAGACAG GCTAGCTTCTTCATGACTTATGTTTTAACATCTGGTTGGGCCAGTCTGTCATGTGAGGTGATGCaagtttttgctcttttctGCAACCTGGTGAAAAGATTCATACTCAGAATCAAGGATGATTTTTCCCATTGCCCTTTATCTTTTCCATACCATACAGAAGTCCCACGACTCCTCCTGTTTGGATTCCTTGGCTTCACATGTTCCATCTTTACGCCCTTGATATTGCCCTTTTTGCTGATTTACTTTGCACTTGCTTACCTTGTGTATAAAAACCAG attctcaatgtgtatattacaaaatatgaaagtGGGGGACAGTTCTGGCCTATTGCCCTCAACACTACGATTTTTTCATTGGTGTTATCACAAGTAATTGCTCTTGGGGTCTTTGGAATCAAAAAATCATCAGTGGCTTCGGGTTTTACAATTCCACTGATTATCTGCACTCTTCTATTTAATGAGTACTGTAGGCAGCGGTTTCTCCCGACATTTAAGAACAATGCTGCAGAG GTTCTTATTGAGATGGATCGCAAAGATGAGTTGTGTGGGAGGATGGAAGAGACTTATCGAGACTTGCGTACAGTTTATTGCCAGTTCAGGGCAACTTCTCATGAATTGTGTAGATGTGGATGCTCGAATCATCATGGAGATGGGAAGAGCATTCCAGATTGGGAGAAGTTGAACCCAG GAAAGGAACGAAGCCAACTAGAAGGGTCATTGACTATTCATTGCAATTTGGATATAGCAGAAACAAGCAAGAAGTAA
- the LOC121260888 gene encoding CSC1-like protein RXW8 isoform X3, with protein sequence MNISALLTSVGINTGVCLVLLSLYSILRKQPSNVNVYFGRRLAPVCSRRSDPFCFERFVPSTSWIVKAWETSEEEIYGTGGMDAVVFLRIVVFRLWAHCLALYIITCSACILLYFEYKSITKMRLERITRSPPNPSHFTVLIRAIPRSSHETYSDSVKNFFTKYHSSSYLSHQMVYRCGRVQKLMSDAEKMYMIFKDASLEQNCKPSLMQHGLCGAPTNSFTIISSEMDNVRAKSCFGHMDLATIKKECAAAFVFFKTRYAATVIAEVLQSSNPMLWVTDMAPEPHDVYWSNLCIPYRQLWIRKIGTLVAAIAFVLVFLIPITFVQGLTQLDQLQQTFPFLRGLLKKKYMNQLVTGYLPSVILILALYTVPPIMMLFSAVEGSISRSGRKESACCKVLYFTIWNVFFVNVFTGSVISQLNVFSSVKDIPAQLAKAVPRQASFFMTYVLTSGWASLSCEVMQVFALFCNLVKRFILRIKDDFSHCPLSFPYHTEVPRLLLFGFLGFTCSIFTPLILPFLLIYFALAYLVYKNQILNVYITKYESGGQFWPIALNTTIFSLVLSQVIALGVFGIKKSSVASGFTIPLIICTLLFNEYCRQRFLPTFKNNAAEVLIEMDRKDELCGRMEETYRDLRTVYCQFRATSHELCRCGCSNHHGDGKSIPDWEKLNPGLIHPTLGRLLLPRIKVIGWLSLFLSFQERNEAN encoded by the exons ATGAACATTTCCGCTCTTTTAACTTCTGTAGGAATCAATACAGGGGTGTGTTTGGTCCTTTTATCGTTATATTCCATATTGAGAAAACAACCAAGCAATGTAAATGTGTACTTTGGACGAAGGCTTGCTCCAGTGTGCTCAAGACGTAGTGATCCTTTCTGCTTTGAGAGGTTTGTTCCTTCCACTAGTTGGATAGTGAAAGCATGGGAAACATCTGAAGAAGAGATATATGGCACTGGTGGCATGGATGCTGTGGTTTTTCTTAGGATAGTTGTTTTCAG gctTTGGGCTCATTGTCTCGCATTATACATCATAACCTGCTCCGCTTGTATTCTCCTTTACTTT GAGTACAAGAGCATTACTAAGATGAGGCTAGAACGTATTACCAGATCTCCTCCAAATCCAAGTCATTTTACAGTTCTTATCCGTGCTATTCCCCGGTCTTCACACGAAACATACAGTGATTCAGTGAAAAACTTTTTCACTAAGTATCATTCATCAAGCTACTTGTCACACCAAATGGTGTATCGGTGTGGTAGAGTTCAGAAGCTGATG AGCGATGCAGAGAAGATGTACATGATTTTTAAGGATGCTTCTCTTGAACAGAACTGCAAGCCAAGTTTAATGCAACATGGTCTTTGTGGAGCACCTACAAATTCTTTTACGATCATTTCAAGTGAGATGGATAATGTTAGGGCAAAATCTTGCTTCGGTCATATGGATTTGGCTACAATTAAAAAG GAGTGTGCagctgcttttgtttttttcaagacTCGCTATGCTGCCACTGTTATTGCAGAGGTTCTTCAATCTTCAAATCCGATGTTATGGGTGACAGACATGGCTCCAGAACCTCATGATGTTTATTGGTCAAATCTTTGTATACCATATAGACAACTCTGGATCCGTAAGATAGGAACACTTGTGGCTGCCATTGCCTTCGTGCTTGTGTTTCTTATTCCCATAACATTTGTACAAGGCTTAACTCAGCTAGATCAGCTACAGCAAACATTTCCATTTTTGAGAGGACTTTTAAAGAA GAAATATATGAACCAGCTGGTAACAGGTTACCTTCCAAGCGTGATTTTGATTTTAGCTTTGTATACAGTCCCACCAATCATGATGCTATTTTCAGCTGTTGAGGGTTCTATTTCCCGTAGTGGAAGGAAAGAGAGCGCGTGCTGCAAAGTCTTGTACTTCACCATCTGGaatgtattttttgttaatgtttttacGGGATCTGTTATCAGCCAACTGAATGTATTTTCTAGTGTAAAAGACATACCTGCGCAACTTGCCAAAGCAGTGCCGAGACAG GCTAGCTTCTTCATGACTTATGTTTTAACATCTGGTTGGGCCAGTCTGTCATGTGAGGTGATGCaagtttttgctcttttctGCAACCTGGTGAAAAGATTCATACTCAGAATCAAGGATGATTTTTCCCATTGCCCTTTATCTTTTCCATACCATACAGAAGTCCCACGACTCCTCCTGTTTGGATTCCTTGGCTTCACATGTTCCATCTTTACGCCCTTGATATTGCCCTTTTTGCTGATTTACTTTGCACTTGCTTACCTTGTGTATAAAAACCAG attctcaatgtgtatattacaaaatatgaaagtGGGGGACAGTTCTGGCCTATTGCCCTCAACACTACGATTTTTTCATTGGTGTTATCACAAGTAATTGCTCTTGGGGTCTTTGGAATCAAAAAATCATCAGTGGCTTCGGGTTTTACAATTCCACTGATTATCTGCACTCTTCTATTTAATGAGTACTGTAGGCAGCGGTTTCTCCCGACATTTAAGAACAATGCTGCAGAG GTTCTTATTGAGATGGATCGCAAAGATGAGTTGTGTGGGAGGATGGAAGAGACTTATCGAGACTTGCGTACAGTTTATTGCCAGTTCAGGGCAACTTCTCATGAATTGTGTAGATGTGGATGCTCGAATCATCATGGAGATGGGAAGAGCATTCCAGATTGGGAGAAGTTGAACCCAGGTTTGATTCACCCAACGCTTGGGAGACTCCTGCTACCTAGAATCAAAGTAATTGGTTGGCTgtctttgtttctctcttttcagGAAAGGAACGAAGCCAACTAG
- the LOC121260888 gene encoding CSC1-like protein RXW8 isoform X1, which yields MNISALLTSVGINTGVCLVLLSLYSILRKQPSNVNVYFGRRLAPVCSRRSDPFCFERFVPSTSWIVKAWETSEEEIYGTGGMDAVVFLRIVVFSIRIFSIAVVICLFLVLPVNYYGQEMRHKKIPLESLEVFTIENVKEGSKWLWAHCLALYIITCSACILLYFEYKSITKMRLERITRSPPNPSHFTVLIRAIPRSSHETYSDSVKNFFTKYHSSSYLSHQMVYRCGRVQKLMSDAEKMYMIFKDASLEQNCKPSLMQHGLCGAPTNSFTIISSEMDNVRAKSCFGHMDLATIKKECAAAFVFFKTRYAATVIAEVLQSSNPMLWVTDMAPEPHDVYWSNLCIPYRQLWIRKIGTLVAAIAFVLVFLIPITFVQGLTQLDQLQQTFPFLRGLLKKKYMNQLVTGYLPSVILILALYTVPPIMMLFSAVEGSISRSGRKESACCKVLYFTIWNVFFVNVFTGSVISQLNVFSSVKDIPAQLAKAVPRQASFFMTYVLTSGWASLSCEVMQVFALFCNLVKRFILRIKDDFSHCPLSFPYHTEVPRLLLFGFLGFTCSIFTPLILPFLLIYFALAYLVYKNQILNVYITKYESGGQFWPIALNTTIFSLVLSQVIALGVFGIKKSSVASGFTIPLIICTLLFNEYCRQRFLPTFKNNAAEVLIEMDRKDELCGRMEETYRDLRTVYCQFRATSHELCRCGCSNHHGDGKSIPDWEKLNPGLIHPTLGRLLLPRIKVIGWLSLFLSFQERNEAN from the exons ATGAACATTTCCGCTCTTTTAACTTCTGTAGGAATCAATACAGGGGTGTGTTTGGTCCTTTTATCGTTATATTCCATATTGAGAAAACAACCAAGCAATGTAAATGTGTACTTTGGACGAAGGCTTGCTCCAGTGTGCTCAAGACGTAGTGATCCTTTCTGCTTTGAGAGGTTTGTTCCTTCCACTAGTTGGATAGTGAAAGCATGGGAAACATCTGAAGAAGAGATATATGGCACTGGTGGCATGGATGCTGTGGTTTTTCTTAGGATAGTTGTTTTCAG CATCAGAATCTTTTCCATTGCTGTCGTCATTTGCCTTTTTCTTGTGCTTCCGGTGAATTATTATGGTCAAGAAATGCGTCACAAGAAAATTCCTTTAGAATCGCTGGAAGTTTTTACGATCGAGAATGTTAAAGAAGGTTCAAAGTG gctTTGGGCTCATTGTCTCGCATTATACATCATAACCTGCTCCGCTTGTATTCTCCTTTACTTT GAGTACAAGAGCATTACTAAGATGAGGCTAGAACGTATTACCAGATCTCCTCCAAATCCAAGTCATTTTACAGTTCTTATCCGTGCTATTCCCCGGTCTTCACACGAAACATACAGTGATTCAGTGAAAAACTTTTTCACTAAGTATCATTCATCAAGCTACTTGTCACACCAAATGGTGTATCGGTGTGGTAGAGTTCAGAAGCTGATG AGCGATGCAGAGAAGATGTACATGATTTTTAAGGATGCTTCTCTTGAACAGAACTGCAAGCCAAGTTTAATGCAACATGGTCTTTGTGGAGCACCTACAAATTCTTTTACGATCATTTCAAGTGAGATGGATAATGTTAGGGCAAAATCTTGCTTCGGTCATATGGATTTGGCTACAATTAAAAAG GAGTGTGCagctgcttttgtttttttcaagacTCGCTATGCTGCCACTGTTATTGCAGAGGTTCTTCAATCTTCAAATCCGATGTTATGGGTGACAGACATGGCTCCAGAACCTCATGATGTTTATTGGTCAAATCTTTGTATACCATATAGACAACTCTGGATCCGTAAGATAGGAACACTTGTGGCTGCCATTGCCTTCGTGCTTGTGTTTCTTATTCCCATAACATTTGTACAAGGCTTAACTCAGCTAGATCAGCTACAGCAAACATTTCCATTTTTGAGAGGACTTTTAAAGAA GAAATATATGAACCAGCTGGTAACAGGTTACCTTCCAAGCGTGATTTTGATTTTAGCTTTGTATACAGTCCCACCAATCATGATGCTATTTTCAGCTGTTGAGGGTTCTATTTCCCGTAGTGGAAGGAAAGAGAGCGCGTGCTGCAAAGTCTTGTACTTCACCATCTGGaatgtattttttgttaatgtttttacGGGATCTGTTATCAGCCAACTGAATGTATTTTCTAGTGTAAAAGACATACCTGCGCAACTTGCCAAAGCAGTGCCGAGACAG GCTAGCTTCTTCATGACTTATGTTTTAACATCTGGTTGGGCCAGTCTGTCATGTGAGGTGATGCaagtttttgctcttttctGCAACCTGGTGAAAAGATTCATACTCAGAATCAAGGATGATTTTTCCCATTGCCCTTTATCTTTTCCATACCATACAGAAGTCCCACGACTCCTCCTGTTTGGATTCCTTGGCTTCACATGTTCCATCTTTACGCCCTTGATATTGCCCTTTTTGCTGATTTACTTTGCACTTGCTTACCTTGTGTATAAAAACCAG attctcaatgtgtatattacaaaatatgaaagtGGGGGACAGTTCTGGCCTATTGCCCTCAACACTACGATTTTTTCATTGGTGTTATCACAAGTAATTGCTCTTGGGGTCTTTGGAATCAAAAAATCATCAGTGGCTTCGGGTTTTACAATTCCACTGATTATCTGCACTCTTCTATTTAATGAGTACTGTAGGCAGCGGTTTCTCCCGACATTTAAGAACAATGCTGCAGAG GTTCTTATTGAGATGGATCGCAAAGATGAGTTGTGTGGGAGGATGGAAGAGACTTATCGAGACTTGCGTACAGTTTATTGCCAGTTCAGGGCAACTTCTCATGAATTGTGTAGATGTGGATGCTCGAATCATCATGGAGATGGGAAGAGCATTCCAGATTGGGAGAAGTTGAACCCAGGTTTGATTCACCCAACGCTTGGGAGACTCCTGCTACCTAGAATCAAAGTAATTGGTTGGCTgtctttgtttctctcttttcagGAAAGGAACGAAGCCAACTAG
- the LOC121260888 gene encoding CSC1-like protein RXW8 isoform X4, producing MNISALLTSVGINTGVCLVLLSLYSILRKQPSNVNVYFGRRLAPVCSRRSDPFCFERFVPSTSWIVKAWETSEEEIYGTGGMDAVVFLRIVVFSIRIFSIAVVICLFLVLPVNYYGQEMRHKKIPLESLEVFTIENVKEGSKWLWAHCLALYIITCSACILLYFEYKSITKMRLERITRSPPNPSHFTVLIRAIPRSSHETYSDSVKNFFTKYHSSSYLSHQMVYRCGRVQKLMSDAEKMYMIFKDASLEQNCKPSLMQHGLCGAPTNSFTIISSEMDNVRAKSCFGHMDLATIKKECAAAFVFFKTRYAATVIAEVLQSSNPMLWVTDMAPEPHDVYWSNLCIPYRQLWIRKIGTLVAAIAFVLVFLIPITFVQGLTQLDQLQQTFPFLRGLLKKKYMNQLVTGYLPSVILILALYTVPPIMMLFSAVEGSISRSGRKESACCKVLYFTIWNVFFVNVFTGSVISQLNVFSSVKDIPAQLAKAVPRQASFFMTYVLTSGWASLSCEVMQVFALFCNLVKRFILRIKDDFSHCPLSFPYHTEVPRLLLFGFLGFTCSIFTPLILPFLLIYFALAYLVYKNQVLIEMDRKDELCGRMEETYRDLRTVYCQFRATSHELCRCGCSNHHGDGKSIPDWEKLNPGLIHPTLGRLLLPRIKVIGWLSLFLSFQERNEAN from the exons ATGAACATTTCCGCTCTTTTAACTTCTGTAGGAATCAATACAGGGGTGTGTTTGGTCCTTTTATCGTTATATTCCATATTGAGAAAACAACCAAGCAATGTAAATGTGTACTTTGGACGAAGGCTTGCTCCAGTGTGCTCAAGACGTAGTGATCCTTTCTGCTTTGAGAGGTTTGTTCCTTCCACTAGTTGGATAGTGAAAGCATGGGAAACATCTGAAGAAGAGATATATGGCACTGGTGGCATGGATGCTGTGGTTTTTCTTAGGATAGTTGTTTTCAG CATCAGAATCTTTTCCATTGCTGTCGTCATTTGCCTTTTTCTTGTGCTTCCGGTGAATTATTATGGTCAAGAAATGCGTCACAAGAAAATTCCTTTAGAATCGCTGGAAGTTTTTACGATCGAGAATGTTAAAGAAGGTTCAAAGTG gctTTGGGCTCATTGTCTCGCATTATACATCATAACCTGCTCCGCTTGTATTCTCCTTTACTTT GAGTACAAGAGCATTACTAAGATGAGGCTAGAACGTATTACCAGATCTCCTCCAAATCCAAGTCATTTTACAGTTCTTATCCGTGCTATTCCCCGGTCTTCACACGAAACATACAGTGATTCAGTGAAAAACTTTTTCACTAAGTATCATTCATCAAGCTACTTGTCACACCAAATGGTGTATCGGTGTGGTAGAGTTCAGAAGCTGATG AGCGATGCAGAGAAGATGTACATGATTTTTAAGGATGCTTCTCTTGAACAGAACTGCAAGCCAAGTTTAATGCAACATGGTCTTTGTGGAGCACCTACAAATTCTTTTACGATCATTTCAAGTGAGATGGATAATGTTAGGGCAAAATCTTGCTTCGGTCATATGGATTTGGCTACAATTAAAAAG GAGTGTGCagctgcttttgtttttttcaagacTCGCTATGCTGCCACTGTTATTGCAGAGGTTCTTCAATCTTCAAATCCGATGTTATGGGTGACAGACATGGCTCCAGAACCTCATGATGTTTATTGGTCAAATCTTTGTATACCATATAGACAACTCTGGATCCGTAAGATAGGAACACTTGTGGCTGCCATTGCCTTCGTGCTTGTGTTTCTTATTCCCATAACATTTGTACAAGGCTTAACTCAGCTAGATCAGCTACAGCAAACATTTCCATTTTTGAGAGGACTTTTAAAGAA GAAATATATGAACCAGCTGGTAACAGGTTACCTTCCAAGCGTGATTTTGATTTTAGCTTTGTATACAGTCCCACCAATCATGATGCTATTTTCAGCTGTTGAGGGTTCTATTTCCCGTAGTGGAAGGAAAGAGAGCGCGTGCTGCAAAGTCTTGTACTTCACCATCTGGaatgtattttttgttaatgtttttacGGGATCTGTTATCAGCCAACTGAATGTATTTTCTAGTGTAAAAGACATACCTGCGCAACTTGCCAAAGCAGTGCCGAGACAG GCTAGCTTCTTCATGACTTATGTTTTAACATCTGGTTGGGCCAGTCTGTCATGTGAGGTGATGCaagtttttgctcttttctGCAACCTGGTGAAAAGATTCATACTCAGAATCAAGGATGATTTTTCCCATTGCCCTTTATCTTTTCCATACCATACAGAAGTCCCACGACTCCTCCTGTTTGGATTCCTTGGCTTCACATGTTCCATCTTTACGCCCTTGATATTGCCCTTTTTGCTGATTTACTTTGCACTTGCTTACCTTGTGTATAAAAACCAG GTTCTTATTGAGATGGATCGCAAAGATGAGTTGTGTGGGAGGATGGAAGAGACTTATCGAGACTTGCGTACAGTTTATTGCCAGTTCAGGGCAACTTCTCATGAATTGTGTAGATGTGGATGCTCGAATCATCATGGAGATGGGAAGAGCATTCCAGATTGGGAGAAGTTGAACCCAGGTTTGATTCACCCAACGCTTGGGAGACTCCTGCTACCTAGAATCAAAGTAATTGGTTGGCTgtctttgtttctctcttttcagGAAAGGAACGAAGCCAACTAG